Proteins co-encoded in one Daphnia carinata strain CSIRO-1 chromosome 3, CSIRO_AGI_Dcar_HiC_V3, whole genome shotgun sequence genomic window:
- the LOC130692939 gene encoding SEC14-like protein 2 produces MNFGQLGDKEKTVLEQFREATKDCVLPDANDDYLLRWLIARDFDLIRAEKMLRDSMEWRRHFKVDGMLDNYKAPEVLARYFTGGHIGVDKQKNYLIAIRYGAMDLKGILRSAKKRDYLMHVIGIAERCVISMRNNPDKFKQSPDAISQLTIIFDMDGFSMRHITYKPGIDTVLQLLQVYEANYPELLRRVFVINAPKVFAVLYSMMKPLMHEKTANKVHVFSNNSDQWKAALLEDIDPQELPACYGGTLTDPDGNPNCVTMFNIGGEVPKSYYLNGETDVSYKKLLSIARGSKEQLQFQIAKPNSVVKWDFHSEDGDIAFAVYREKEGGLLPIVPHERVDCHLSSEEGEMRCDYTGVYVVEFDNSFSYLRSKKIWYSISIESVNDQNGIIDGDNFN; encoded by the exons ATGAATTTCGGTCAACTCGGtgataaagagaaaacagttCTGGAACAG tTTCGCGAAGCGACTAAAGACTGCGTTCTACCAGACGCTAATGACGACTATCTCCTTCGATGGCTCATCG CCCGTGATTTCGATTTGATTAGAGCTGAAAAAATGCTACGTGAT TCTATGGAATGGCGTCGCCATTTCAAAGTCGATGGGATGCTGGACAATTACAAGGCACCCGAAGTGTTGGCTCGGTATTTTACCGGCGGACACATCGGCGTcgataagcaaaaaaattacctgaTAGCTATTCGCTACGGAGCTATGGATTTAAAAGGCATTTTACGTTCAGCCAAGAAAAGGGATTATTTAATGCATGTGATTGGCATTGCCGAGAGGTGCGTCATATCAATGCGAAATAATCCTGACAAATTCAAACAATCTCCGGATGCCATTTCTCAGCTAACGATCATCTTCGACATGGACGGCTTCTCAATGCGTCACATCACGTACAAGCCAG GCATTGATACGGTCCTTCAATTGCTCCAGGTGTACGAGGCAAATTACCCTGAGCTTCTGCGTCGTGTTTTCGTTATCAACGCGCCCAAAGTATTCGCTGTTCTCTACTCGATGATGAAGCCGCTTATGCACGAAAAGACGGCGAACAAAGTGCACGTTTTTAGTAATAATTCTGACCAATGGAAAGCAGCTCTTTTGGAAGACATCGATCCGCAAGAATTACCCGCTTGTTACGGTGGAACTCTGACCGACCCCGATGGAAACCCCAACTGTGTAACGATG TTTAATATAGGAGGAGAAGTCCCGAAATCCTATTATCTCAATGGCGAGACTGACGTTTCCTATAAAAAACTATTGTCGATTGCTAGAGGATCGAAGGAGCAACTGCAATTTCAAATTGCAAAACCCAATAGCGTAGTGAA GTGGGACTTTCATTCGGAAGATGGTGATATCGCCTTCGCTGTGTATCGGGAAAAAGAGGGCGGATTGCTCCCGATTGTCCCTCACGAACGCGTGGATTGTCACCTGTCGTCTGAAGAAGGTGAAATGCGCTGCGATTACACCGGTGTCT ACGTTGTAGAATTCGACAACAGCTTCAGCTACCTCCGCTCAAAGAAGATTTGGTATTCGATTTCCATTGAATCTGTGAATGATCAGAATGGCATCATCGACGGGGataattttaattga
- the LOC130692961 gene encoding rab effector Noc2-like, with translation MEDDGNAGDAWVPPNDRQLALRAKLHYGWSSSAKSKRIDTNASKWSQPTGASEPLTREEQEKVVQVIRRAEEVSGNEQLRVSKLVDRVRNIQKNAVGSDGTNQCVLCGDYASVFLSWSLTSARHVTCKDCLKSVCQKCSVDTSVHPREPTYLCKLCSERRETWKKSGAWFYKIT, from the exons ATGGAAGATGATGGCAATGCTGGCGATGCGTGGGTTCCACCTAACGACCGCCAATTAGCGTTGAGAGCCAA ATTACATTACGGATGGTCGTCGTCTGCTAAATCGAAACGGATCGATACTAACGCCAGCAAATGGTCACAGCCGACGGGCGCAAGCGAACCGCTGACCCGCGAGGAACAAGAGAAAGTCGTTCAAGTGATCCGGCGTGCCGAGGAGGTTAGCGGCAACGAGCAGCTCAGAGTTAG TAAACTTGTTGATCGAGTGCGAAACATTCAGAAAAATGCTGTCGGAAGCGACGGCACCAATCAGTGCG TTCTCTGTGGCGATTACGCAAGTGTCTTCCTCTCCTGGTCGTTGACATCAGCTCGTCACGTCACTTGCAAGGACTGTCTCAAG TCGGTGTGCCAAAAGTGCTCGGTGGATACATCCGTTCATCCGCGGGAGCCGACTTATCTCTGCAAGTTGTGCTCGGAGCGGCGCGAAACCTGGAAGAAATCCGGCGCCTGGTTCTACAAAATCACTTGA
- the LOC130692929 gene encoding transmembrane protein 132C-like: protein MKVLWLVLFFALLFGAGGALDLHLEGADAGFFFQQSLGSSQQPLLKFPTHSYSSNASAVDPPPLLRERLAVLGPSAQPGRILVTYGPFEVKQSLPTKYLTLSLENATESGAEQATLMDITAHVVNSELRRESPVLRVLFHSGRHFHSPGQTVEEDPDRTAGPIAPEEWEDEPNGRLMETCIALRVHNPTGGTSLMGTCVPQGLDGVCLAYLTLPFDWWASSPISPTFPSLNAGILGLQQHPTVTAKPSKAVRNVVELSYAVYETKAGQCGYSDPSSSYSIRAGHQKSQQQSRASSSSSTASSFPPPSAVLIQPYRPINSIRLLPNVYAPRDLLVHEEAVSLSPTLRFIASAAPLYPHSYFYVTVLLDSTTAKDEPYAVIVRAKVKNGLKIISTQTTNPAWSLNFDVNGKHIAAAVSAVRNFSVSTQPHQPSQELFTWLLAVNVDHHRDSSELGDGVRALWSWTIRSHSTSPPPAHHHHAGNKDGLDEVKGKLTSRFEVLKDEVQSVFPIIKRRDLVNTAILTSRQVAEPLRVFMVTQAGKVADVTLQASCSSVDESVLKVSSSCTSVYLDGSEVRGSTNATLVARYGNVESTSSLTVWVPEMPLDIQLDDVKLNQISGWKVMASNSGATGGNQCRLRYQQSSFEVFARFYAEDHDSGRVSYLISRKTYLLITDLVRKVMRVADPRVAVLKMTAGYIEGLKPGKTEVQVLSPMSGHVIAAREVRVLADKVDVSSLSVRLIAGLSLSLSPDPDLDSCFVAQVEASDRLHSRYQEAILDLTVHFSDGTASPLRVTDRSHYNLLVESHNTTILALTSPARANIPRVLALGEGRASLSVTFTSACTTTTNGQQEGDGSHHRQAPAHPLATTVAVIQLALNGHPATSVQNDARTESSGHMYTLAHGGHGNQINGDSRRNGGAAKMAPPSAGNAGRLGQPNQGQLTFSKPGSTEFGVNENQLSLKDDSNAVMMSSAGRDMQHAHPAYPASSHYPGGSGFSSSSFQHMGPLEIGMYVLLAIFCAAIVVFVGTCIVYASRARKGLIPADDSDRHIDRQAQTIDPWPSLWNRLKKMNPKGAIGGGDGHGRQRAMAADENEDEEEGADKGWIWLGRSTLDPEVPRRPVSSAATRPVSLSANPDPSNRLSGISYAGSEVSVRIVGRPTGPDGSRLSYKAQLCFEPLKDAVDDDDIDHIGDANHPNSWPGSVDSKTFTKNNAGVSHHHPGALRITTNQLAAAEEPLLSDVVRRPSNNRRAARRSSEQDTRRYARSWLMAGEAIPRDFNSNPSIITDSDAEEELEHQAPNSKNLKLELDVDDTDEYNVATFLRHGSPDIKQANIIENPRFSPTTTSTTIDPENNTELCECAGQSESAHQAATSPLDVDYDRIISYLGILKETST from the exons ATGAAGGTGTTGTGGTTGGTGCTGTTCTTCGCTCTGCTCTTTG GTGCCGGTGGGGCTCTCGACCTCCATCTGGAAGGAGCAGATGCTGGATTCTTCTTCCAGCAGAGCCTGGGCTCGTCCCAGCAGCCTCTGCTGAAATTCCCTACACATTCCTACTCATCTAATGCCTCTGCTGTTGACCCCCCGCCCTTGCTGAGAGAGAGGCTGGCCGTTCTTGGACCTTCTGCTCAGCCAGGCAGGATCTTGGTCACCTATGGCCCATTTGAAGTGAAACAAAGCCTACCAACCAAGTACCTCACCTTGTCATTGGAGAATGCAACTGAAAGTGGTGCTGAACAGGCCACCTTGATGGACATAACAGCCCATGTGGTCAACTCTGAATTGAGAAGGGAGAGTCCTGTTCTGAGAGTCTTGTTCCACAGTGGCAGGCACTTTCATTCTCCTGGGCAAACCGTTGAGGAAGATCCAGACAGGACTGCTGGACCTATAGCACCTGAAGAATGGGAAGACGAACCTAATGGCCGACTGATGGAAACTTGCATCGCTTTGCGGGTCCACAATCCCACCGGTGGTACCTCATTGATGGGCACATGTGTTCCACAGGGACTGGATGGCGTCTGTCTTGCTTATCTAACGCTACCGTTCGACTGGTGGGCATCTTCTCCCATCTCACCTACTTTTCCATCTCTCAATGCTGGCATTTTGGGTCTTCAACAACATCCGACAGTCACGGCCAAGCCAAGCAAAGCCGTCCGTAATGTGGTCGAGTTAAGTTACGCTGTTTACGAAACTAAAGCCGGACAGTGCGGATATTCCGATCCATCATCGTCCTACAGCATTCGTGCTGGCCATCAAAAATCTCAACAGCAATCaagagcttcttcttcttcgtcaacagCCAGCAGTTTCCCACCGCCGTCCGCTGTTTTGATCCAGCCGTACAGGCCCATCAATTCGATTCGTTTGTTGCCCAACGTCTACGCTCCTCGCGATCTCCTCGTCCACGAAGAGGCCGTCTCTCTCTCGCCGACGCTCCGGTTCATCGCCTCGGCCGCACCGCTCTATCCCCATTCGTACTTTTACGTCACGGTCCTGCTGGACTCGACCACGGCCAAAGACGAACCCTACGCCGTCATTGTCAG GGCTAAAGTTAAGAATGGTCTTAAAATCATCTCGACACAGACGACGAATCCAGCTTGGTCACTCAATTTCGATGTCAATGGCAAACACATTGCAGCTGCTGTCTCGGCCGTCCGTAACTTCTCCGTCTCGACTCAACCTCATCAGCCGAG CCAGGAATTGTTTACATGGCTTCTGGCCGTCAACGTGGACCACCATCGGGACAGCTCTGAACTTGGCGACGGCGTTCGTGCTCTTTGGAGTTGGACCATCAGGAGCCACTCGACTTCACCTCCTCCGGCTCATCACCACCACGCCGGCAACAAAGACGGTCTCGACGAAGTCAAAGGCAAACTGACTAGCCGCTTTGAAGTGCTGAAAGATGAAGTCCAGTCCGTCTTCCCCATCATCAAG CGTCGCGATTTGGTCAACACGGCGATTTTGACGTCGCGCCAGGTCGCCGAGCCTCTGCGCGTTTTCATGGTGACGCAGGCCGGCAAAGTCGCCGATGTGACCCTGCAGGCGAGCTGCTCGTCTGTGGACGAAAGCGTCCTCAAG GTGTCGTCGTCGTGCACGTCCGTCTATTTGGACGGGTCGGAAGTTCGTGGTTCGACCAATGCCACTCTAGTGGCCCGTTATGGAAATGTTGAAAGCACGAGCTCGTTGACCGTGTGGGTACCAGAAATGCCATTAGACATCCAACTGGACGATGTCAAACTGAATCAAATTAGCGGATGGAAAGTAATGGCCAGCAATAGCGGAGCTACCGGTGGCAATCAATGCCGATTACGATATCAACAATCTTCATTCGAG GTGTTTGCCCGTTTCTACGCCGAGGATCACGATTCCGGCCGCGTTTCTTACCTGATATCGCGCAAGACGTACCTACTCATCACGGATCTGGTCCGCAAAGTGATGCGGGTGGCCGATCCGCGCGTGGCCGTTTTGAAGATGACGGCCGGCTATATCGAGGGTCTGAAGCCGGGCAAAACGGAGGTGCAAGTCTTGTCGCCCATGTCGGGCCACGTCATTGCTGCCCGCGAAGTTCGTGTTCTAGCGGACAAGGTGGACGTGTCTAGCCTGTCGGTCCGTCTCATTGCCGGCCTGTCTCTGAGCCTGTCGCCCGATCCCGACCTTGACTCGTGTTTCGTCGCCCAAGTGGAGGCCAGCGACCGTCTCCACTCTCGCTACCAGGAAGCCATTTTGGATCTGACGGTGCACTTTAGCGACGGGACGGCCTCTCCGCTTCGCGTGACGGACCGCTCCCATTACAACTTGCTCGTCGAATCTCACAACACGACCATCTTGGCCCTGACGTCACCTGCCCGCGCCAACATTCCCAGGGTGCTGGCGCTGGGCGAGGGACGCGCCAGTCTGTCGGTGACTTTCACGTCGGCTTGCACGACCACCACCAACGGCCAACAGGAGGGCGATGGTAGTCATCACCGTCAGGCACCCGCCCATCCATTAGCCACGACTGTGGCTGTCATTCAACTAGCGCTCAACGGCCATCCAGCCACCAGCGTGCAAAATGACGCACGCACCGAGTCTAGCGGTCACATGTACACGTTGGCTCACGGCGGCCATGGCAACCAAATCAATGGCGACTCGAGGCGCAACGGTGGCGCAGCCAAAATGGCGCCACCTTCAGCCGGCAACGCTGGCCGATTAGGCCAGCCTAATCAAGGTCAGCTGACTTTTTCCAAGCCGGGCTCGACGGAATTCGGAGTCAACGAGAATCAGCTCTCGTTGAAAGACGATAGCAACGCCGTGATGATGTCGAGCGCGGGACGTGACATGCAGCACGCCCATCCAGCCTATCCGGCCTCATCACATTATCCGGGCGGCAGCGGTTTTTCATCATCGAGTTTCCAGCATATGGGTCCGTTGGAGATCGGCATGTACGTCCTATTAGCCATCTTTTGTGCGGCCATTGTCGTCTTCGTCGGAACGTGTATCGTTTACGCGTCGAGGGCACGGAAGGGACTGATCCCGGCGGACGACAGCGACCGTCACATCGATCGGCAAGCCCAAACGATCGATCCGTGGCCGTCCCTCTGGAATCGTCTCAAGAAAATGAATCCGAAAGGAGCCATCGGGGGAGGAGACGGCCATGGCCGCCAAAGAGCAATGGCTGCCGATGAGAAtgaagacgaagaggaagGGGCAGACAAGGGGTGGATTTGGTTAGGCCGCTCGACGCTCGATCCTGAAGTCCCTCGGCGACCCGTGTCGTCTGCAGCCACGAGGCCCGTCTCTCTGTCAGCCAATCCGGATCCCAGTAATCGATTGAGCGGCATCTCGTACGCCGGCTCGGAGGTGAGCGTGCGAATCGTCGGCAGACCCACCGGCCCCGACGGAAGCCGTCTTTCTTACAAAGCCCAGCTTTGTTTTGAGCCGTTGAAAGACGCTGTGGATGATGACGATATCGATCACATTGGCGATGCCAATCATCCGAATAGCTGGCCGGGATCGGTCGATTCCAAGACTTTCACTAAGAACAACGCGGGCGTGAGTCACCATCACCCCGGAGCGTTGCGGATCACCACCAATCAGCTGGCCGCAGCCGAGGAGCCACTGCTGTCTGACGTTGTCCGTCGACCGAGCAACAATCGACGAGCGGCCAGACGTTCCAGCGAGCAAGACACTCGACGCTACGCCCGTTCTTGGCTGATGGCCGGAGAGGCCATTCCTCGCGATTTCAATTCGAATCCGTCCATCATCACGGACTCTGATGCGGAAGAAGAGCTCGAGCATCAAGCACCCAATTCGAAGAATCTGAAGTTGGAACTGGACGTCGATGATACCGACGAGTACAACGTAGCGACCTTCTTGCGTCACGGAAGCCCCGATATCAAACAGGCCAACATCATCGAAAATCCTCGTTTCTCGCCCACCACGACGTCGACCACCATCGACCCTGAAAACAACACGGAACTGTGCGAGTGCGCTGGCCAATCAGAGTCTGCCCATCAGGCGGCCACGTCTCCATTGGACGTCGACTACGACCGCATCATCTCCTATTTGGGAATACTCAAAGAGACGAgcacttga
- the LOC130692944 gene encoding signal peptide peptidase-like 3 isoform X2 codes for MKPGLPASVSPAEYQWAYSIVDSSRVSTFLISILLIVYGSFRSLNLEQEAQGKQLEKDKERASLTGITTPSVPAEPNVQTLDTMQALCLPLGASVSLLVMFFFFDSMQLLFAVCTAIIATVALAFLLLPMCQYLSRPCTSGTNKISFGICGRFTGAELLSFSMALTIVCVWILTGHWLLMDAMGMGLCVAFIAFVRLPSLKVSTLLLTGLLVYDVFWVFFSSYIFNANVMVKVATRPAENPVGAMAKKFHFASGMARDAPKLSLPGKLVFPSMHNVGHFSMLGLGDIVMPGLLLCFVLRYDAYKKSQLLHSAETGVPPPNHFNRITYFHCSLIGYFLGLLTATVSSEFFKAAQPALLYLVPFTLLPLLVMAYLKGDLRRMWDEPFIAPPQPKQLHV; via the exons ATGAAGCCTGGTCTCCCTGCCTCAGTTTCTCCCGCCGAATACCAGTG GGCTTACTCGATTGTCGATTCGTCGCGAGTTTCTACTTTCCTCATTTCCATCTTGCTCATCGTCTATGGAAGTTTCAG ATCTTTGAATTTGGAACAAGAAGCTCAAGGCAAACAGTtggaaaaagacaaagaacgGGCCAGTTTGACGGGCATCACGACGCCCTCAGTTCCGGCTGAACCCA ATGTTCAGACATTGGATACGATGCAAGCGTTGTGCTTACCGCTTGGCGCATCCGTTTCCCTCCTTGtcatgttcttcttctttgattcGATGCAGCTGCTTTTCGCCGTCTGTACGGCCA TTATCGCAACAGTAGCTCTGGCTTTCCTCCTGCTACCGATGTGCCAGTATCTCAGCCGGCCGTGCACTTCTGGAACAAA TAAAATCTCGTTTGGCATCTGCGGCCGTTTTACCGGCGCTGAGCTACTTTCGTTCAGCATGGCCCTCACCATCGTTTGCGTCTGGATACTAACCGGTCATTGGCTTTTGATGGATG CTATGGGCATGGGTTTGTGCGTGGCTTTCATCGCTTTCGTCCGGCTGCCCAGTCTGAAGGTGTCGACACTGTTGCTGACGGGCTTGCTGGTCTACGATGTTTTCTGGGTCTTTTTCTCATCCTACATTTTCAACGCCAACGTGATGGTCAAAGTGGCGACACGTCCGGCTGAGAACCCAGTTGGCGCCATGGccaaaaaattccattttgcTTCGGGGATGGCCCGCGACGCGCCCAAACTTTCGTTGCCGGGCAAGCTCGTCTTCCCTAGCATGCATAACGTCGGCCACTTTTCCATGCTGGGCTTGGGCGACATCGTGATGCCCGGCCTGCTGTTGTGCTTCGTCCTCCGCTACGACGCCTACAAGAAGTCGCAATTGCTCCATTCGGCCGAAACGGGAGTCCCTCCGCCCAACCATTTCAACCGAATCACGTACTTCCATTGCTCGCTGATTGGCTACTTTCTCGGCCTGCTGACAGCCACCGTCTCGTCCGAGTTCTTTAAAGCCGCCCAGCCCGCGTTGCTGTACCTGGTGCCATTTACGCTACTGCCCCTTCTCGTTATGGCCTATCTCAAG gGTGATTTGAGACGGATGTGGGATGAACCTTTCATCGCTCCCCCGCAACCTAAACAACTGCATGTATAA
- the LOC130692944 gene encoding signal peptide peptidase-like 3 isoform X1, producing the protein MKPGLPASVSPAEYQWAYSIVDSSRVSTFLISILLIVYGSFRSLNLEQEAQGKQLEKDKERASLTGITTPSVPAEPSTYSYVQTLDTMQALCLPLGASVSLLVMFFFFDSMQLLFAVCTAIIATVALAFLLLPMCQYLSRPCTSGTNKISFGICGRFTGAELLSFSMALTIVCVWILTGHWLLMDAMGMGLCVAFIAFVRLPSLKVSTLLLTGLLVYDVFWVFFSSYIFNANVMVKVATRPAENPVGAMAKKFHFASGMARDAPKLSLPGKLVFPSMHNVGHFSMLGLGDIVMPGLLLCFVLRYDAYKKSQLLHSAETGVPPPNHFNRITYFHCSLIGYFLGLLTATVSSEFFKAAQPALLYLVPFTLLPLLVMAYLKGDLRRMWDEPFIAPPQPKQLHV; encoded by the exons ATGAAGCCTGGTCTCCCTGCCTCAGTTTCTCCCGCCGAATACCAGTG GGCTTACTCGATTGTCGATTCGTCGCGAGTTTCTACTTTCCTCATTTCCATCTTGCTCATCGTCTATGGAAGTTTCAG ATCTTTGAATTTGGAACAAGAAGCTCAAGGCAAACAGTtggaaaaagacaaagaacgGGCCAGTTTGACGGGCATCACGACGCCCTCAGTTCCGGCTGAACCCAGTACTTATAGCT ATGTTCAGACATTGGATACGATGCAAGCGTTGTGCTTACCGCTTGGCGCATCCGTTTCCCTCCTTGtcatgttcttcttctttgattcGATGCAGCTGCTTTTCGCCGTCTGTACGGCCA TTATCGCAACAGTAGCTCTGGCTTTCCTCCTGCTACCGATGTGCCAGTATCTCAGCCGGCCGTGCACTTCTGGAACAAA TAAAATCTCGTTTGGCATCTGCGGCCGTTTTACCGGCGCTGAGCTACTTTCGTTCAGCATGGCCCTCACCATCGTTTGCGTCTGGATACTAACCGGTCATTGGCTTTTGATGGATG CTATGGGCATGGGTTTGTGCGTGGCTTTCATCGCTTTCGTCCGGCTGCCCAGTCTGAAGGTGTCGACACTGTTGCTGACGGGCTTGCTGGTCTACGATGTTTTCTGGGTCTTTTTCTCATCCTACATTTTCAACGCCAACGTGATGGTCAAAGTGGCGACACGTCCGGCTGAGAACCCAGTTGGCGCCATGGccaaaaaattccattttgcTTCGGGGATGGCCCGCGACGCGCCCAAACTTTCGTTGCCGGGCAAGCTCGTCTTCCCTAGCATGCATAACGTCGGCCACTTTTCCATGCTGGGCTTGGGCGACATCGTGATGCCCGGCCTGCTGTTGTGCTTCGTCCTCCGCTACGACGCCTACAAGAAGTCGCAATTGCTCCATTCGGCCGAAACGGGAGTCCCTCCGCCCAACCATTTCAACCGAATCACGTACTTCCATTGCTCGCTGATTGGCTACTTTCTCGGCCTGCTGACAGCCACCGTCTCGTCCGAGTTCTTTAAAGCCGCCCAGCCCGCGTTGCTGTACCTGGTGCCATTTACGCTACTGCCCCTTCTCGTTATGGCCTATCTCAAG gGTGATTTGAGACGGATGTGGGATGAACCTTTCATCGCTCCCCCGCAACCTAAACAACTGCATGTATAA